The Episyrphus balteatus chromosome 4, idEpiBalt1.1, whole genome shotgun sequence genome includes a window with the following:
- the LOC129919582 gene encoding uncharacterized protein LOC129919582: MTRFFDLSNLKVTIGSDDEPILNGYMVSIADVKPNDTISIASAIFKENRGQYIIPALEINRNDLCKALFNPFEAWHQYVKHMEKFLKCPNVKGTIYRIPSWSTKANVSNIPDPNLSGAYRSVMHFAVVGNEKISMCAVFNFHMFLIDNL, translated from the exons ATGACAAGGTTTTTCGACTTAAGTAATCTGAAAGTCACAATAGGGTCTGATGATGAGCCCATACTTAATGGATATATGGTGTCAATTGCTGATGTTAAGCCTAATGACACGATTTCG ATTGCTAGTGCAATCTTTAAAGAAAATCGAGGCCAATATATAATACCAGCCTTAGAGATTAATCGGAATGATCTATGTAAAGCCTTATTTAATCCATTTGAAGCTTGGCATCAATACGTTAAACATATGGAAAAATTCTTAAAGTGTCCGAATGTTAAAGGG aCTATTTATAGGATTCCCAGTTGGTCAACCAAAGCAAATGTTTCAAATATTCCAGATCCAAACCTTTCTGGGGCTTACCGCAGTGTTATGCATTTTGCAGTCGTTGGCAATGAAAAGATCTCGATGTGTgcagtttttaattttcatatgtttttaattGATAATTTATGA